The nucleotide sequence tataaacaataaaacacAAAAAAATGCCGTTCGTAATCCAATTTGTGATAGAGCCACAGTttgtgaaaattttcacaTAATGATACAACTGTTTCTTCTGAAGTAAAGTCGTTGAGACAACCATAGTTCAAGAATGGGGTATTCTGATATTGAGAAGCAGACAGCCACTAGGGAGATAGACTCGGATGGTGGAGATCCTTCATCCTCTAGCAAATCGATAGATTTCACCGATTCATCTGAATCGCGTTCCCATTTTCAAAGGTTTATTGATTCCTTCAAGCCTATAGATTTGGAAGAGGATGGAATAGATGTATCCAATTTGACGCCAATGGAGAAATCTATTCTAGCATCGGCAAAACATCCCTTAGCTAGGCGTTTAAAGTCTCGCCATCTACAAATGATTGCCATTGGTGGTAGTATAGGTACTGGTTTATTTGTTGGTAGTGGTTATGCTTTGGCTAATGGTGGTCCTGCTGCTGTACTCATAGGATATGTCATTGTTGGATATGCTCTCTTGACAGTTGTTAACGCTCTTGGTGAATTATCGGTGCAATTTCCTGTTAGTGGATCGTTTAATGCATTCTTTACTAGATTTGTTGATCCATCATGGGGGTTTTGTTTAGCCTTGATGTATTATGTCAGTTGGGCAATATCATACCCATCAGAAATTATTGCGGCAGCAATGACGATTCAGTTCTGGAATACATCAATCAGTCCAGCAGCTTGGGTGGCAATTATATGGGTGGTCAtatcttcaatcaatttatttgGTGTTAAGGGATACggtgaagttgaatttgttttgtcTATCATCAAAGTGTTGGCAGTTATTGGTTTCTTAATTTTGGGAATTTGCATCACTTGTGGTGTTGGTGATCAAGGATACATTGGTGGGAGGTATTGGTATAACCCTGGTGCTTTCAACCACGGTTTCAAAGGAGTTTGTTCAGTTTTCATTAGTGCTGCATTTTCGTTTGGTGGTATTGAATTGGTTGCATTGGCTGCCGCAGAGACGGAAAATCCACGAAAGGCACTTCCCAAAGCCACCAAACAGGTGTTTTGGAGAGTGACTATTTTCTACTTACTCACATCAATTGTGATTGGCTGCTTGGTACCTTACACAAATACGGATTTATTAGATGGAGAGGGTATTGCTGCGTCACCTTTTGTTATTGCCATAAACCAAGGAGGTATCAAAGTTGTTCCGCATATAATGAATGCAGTTATTATTGTTGCTGTGATATCTGTGGGAAACTCTTCAGTGTATGGTGCTTCACGTACAATGGCCTCTTTATCCGCACAAGGACTAATTCCGGAAGTGTTTGGATATATAGACAGGCAAGGAAGGCCATTAGTTGCCATTGCCATTACCACCCTCATTGGTCTCTTAGGATTCCTCGTTGTAAATGAAAACGAAGGTGCTGTCTTCACGTGGTTCTTTTCTGTTTGCTCCTTAGCATCGTTCTTTATCTGGGGATTCATCAACTTAACTCATTTGAGATGGAGATGGGCATTGTATGCACAAGGTAGGTCTAAAGATGAAATTATATTTAGATCTCCCTTGGGCACATTTGGGTCTTGGACTGGTATggcattgttgattttcatcattgcTGTGTTGATTTGGGTTAGCATTTTTCCCATAGGTGAGACTGGAGCTGATGTAGTTACattttggcaaaattgtttatcaCTACCCCTCATCGTTGTCATATTTGTGGCTCATAAAACATATCACAGGACATGGAACCACTTGTGGGTGAAACTAgaccaaattgatttggatacTGGTAGACGTGAGATTGATGTTGAGGTTTTGAAGCAGGAAATCGCTGACGAAGAGGAAGCTTTGGCTGAGAAACCCTTTTGGTATAAAGTGTATAGATTCTTTTGTTAATATAAACTGCAACTGGTAGTGCTGTAAGTTTGGTAGTGTATAacccaattcttttgttcaacgaagaaaaactttttcccaccaattgaaataaaCCACCTTTAACCTTTCACCACAATCAGGACTACCTTATTACTTTTTACCATTAATCAATACTTTTCACAAATTCCTCATAAAAACATTCACATTTTAATTTGATCATGACTGAGGTTAACGATTGGAAACAAAACCTTAACCTTCCTCAAAAGGACACCCGACCACAAACTGATGATGTTTTAAACACCAAAGgtaaatcatttgaagaattcaatttgaaaagagaatTACTCATGGGTATTTTTGAAGctggatttgaaaaaccGTCACCAATTCAAGAAGAGTCTATTCCTATGGCTTTAGCTGGTAGAGATATCCTTGCTAGAGCTAAAAATGGTACTGGTAAAACTGCTTCTTTTATTATCCCTTGTTTACAATTGTGTAAACccaaattaaacaaaatacaaGCTTTGATATTAGTACCTACACGAGAATTGGCCTTGCAAACGTCGCAAGTTGTGAGAACGTTGGGCAAACATTTAGGAGTTCAGTGTATGGTAACCACAGGTGGTACCTCATTACGAGATGATATTGTTAGATTAAATGATCCTGTTCATATATTAGTTGGTACCCCTGGTAGAGTTTTAGATTTAGCATCGAGGAAACTTGCCGATTTATCAGAATGTCCACTTTTTGTCATGGATGAAGCTGATAAGATGTTGTCAAGAGAGTTTAAGAATATAATAGAACAAATATTAGAATTCTTCCCCCCACATAGACAAgcattgttgttttctGCCACTTTCCCCATCACAGTGAAGCATTTTATGGATcaacatttgaataaaCCATATGAAATTAATCTTATGGATGAATTAACTTTGAAGGGTATATCACAATTTTATGCTTTTGTGGAGGAGAAGCAAAAATTGCATTGCTTAAACACCTTATTTTCCAAACtacaaatcaatcaatcaatcatcttttgcaattcaACTAATCGAGTTGAATTATTGGCCAAAAAAATTACTGAATTAGGCTATTCATGTTATTATTCTCATGCGAAAATGCCACAACAAGCAAGAAATAAAGTTTTTCATGAATTTAGACAAGGTAAAGTGCGTAACTTAGTTTGTTCAGATTTGTTAACTAGAGGTATTGATATACAAGCTGTTAATGTCGTTattaattttgatttcccAAAAACTGCCGAAACTTATTTGCATAGAATTGGTCGTTCAGGTAGATTTGGACACTTGGGTTTAGCTATAAATTTAATGAGTTGGAATGATAGATATTCCTTATACAAGattgaacaagaattggGAACTGAAATCAAACCGATTccagcaacaattgataaatcattAT is from Candida orthopsilosis Co 90-125, chromosome 1 draft sequence and encodes:
- a CDS encoding Gap4 amino acid permease, encoding MGYSDIEKQTATREIDSDGGDPSSSSKSIDFTDSSESRSHFQRFIDSFKPIDLEEDGIDVSNLTPMEKSILASAKHPLARRLKSRHLQMIAIGGSIGTGLFVGSGYALANGGPAAVLIGYVIVGYALLTVVNALGELSVQFPVSGSFNAFFTRFVDPSWGFCLALMYYVSWAISYPSEIIAAAMTIQFWNTSISPAAWVAIIWVVISSINLFGVKGYGEVEFVLSIIKVLAVIGFLILGICITCGVGDQGYIGGRYWYNPGAFNHGFKGVCSVFISAAFSFGGIELVALAAAETENPRKALPKATKQVFWRVTIFYLLTSIVIGCLVPYTNTDLLDGEGIAASPFVIAINQGGIKVVPHIMNAVIIVAVISVGNSSVYGASRTMASLSAQGLIPEVFGYIDRQGRPLVAIAITTLIGLLGFLVVNENEGAVFTWFFSVCSLASFFIWGFINLTHLRWRWALYAQGRSKDEIIFRSPLGTFGSWTGMALLIFIIAVLIWVSIFPIGETGADVVTFWQNCLSLPLIVVIFVAHKTYHRTWNHLWVKLDQIDLDTGRREIDVEVLKQEIADEEEALAEKPFWYKVYRFFC